In the Wyeomyia smithii strain HCP4-BCI-WySm-NY-G18 chromosome 2, ASM2978416v1, whole genome shotgun sequence genome, one interval contains:
- the LOC129724970 gene encoding transmembrane protease serine 9-like: MFILCVLVGLVVSSASSPIFSCDPLLAPIRCGVPKLHPNSLPSRPSEAIRGEFPWHAALYQEESGNFSYSCGGSLINERFVLTAAHCVINPNNGYKLTVKRLKVLLGGHLLGVEDECVQHMKVKRIYVHDQYKLGEYKHDIAVVEILGRVIFTQRVVPICVDLSESEDSHFYKHYGKVPGWGYTEYDAVSNWLRMTELPFVNYTTCLASNPELFSHTIFEGMFCAGYANGTSVCNGDSGGGLVSFNRDHWLLQGIVSFTALRDGEDVVCDSKEYAGFTKVRYYRNWLNAIFKGEEIVDHAVLPIAKKKEVEKMESGEEELDLGPCGERKINKQYRIVNGVRSYSGEWPWHVAVYEVDGRTKRYICGGTLISDQFVLTAAHCMLNDAMKQRSGIIVVQLGQNDLFESSVTMREVRVTKVTPHEQFNPHTKTNDVALLELSSNVQFNDYIQPACLPTKQTTSNFIAPGTMGTVVGWGYQQPWSFMISNTLQATRLPIVDQTLCVIGEKQAVEMDGILCVGSKKGSNACTGDSGGGIFFDNGGVWTVGGVISALDTTNGFCNPDGYLKVSSIGYFRKWIKQAIKSGLQEIKGTGDRVMTFLQTATDNPTPPNSPATFPCPTGESHVHHHHHHHYHRHDQPGDQERSNCNRGHSGSSESNESGLKAPIKKIFKKKKCFIKDLTSSLLKLF, translated from the exons ATGTTCATCCTTTGCGTACTAGTTGGTTTGGTGGTTTCTAGCGCGAGTTCGCCAATCTTCAGCTGTGATCCACTGCTGGCTCCGATTCGCTGTGGAGTTCCGAAGCTGCATCCTAATTCATTACCATCGAGACCATCGGAGGCGATCCGGGGCGAGTTTCCTTGGCATGCTGCTTTGTATCAAGAAGAAAGTGGCAACTTTTCGTACAGCTGCGGAGGATCACTGATTAATGAGCGGTTCGTCCTGACGGCTGCGCACTGCGTAATTAATCCAAACAATGGTTATAAATTAACTGTGAAACGGTTGAAAGTGCTACTTGGGGGTCACCTATTGGGAGTAGAAGATGAGTGCGTGCAGCATATGAAGGTGAAAAGGATTTATGTCCACGATCAATACAAGCTAGGGGAGTACAAGCATGATATTGCGGTTGTGGAGATACTTGGACGGGTCATTTTCACACAACGTGTTGTGCCAATTTGTGTGGACCTGAGTGAGTCCGAAGATAGTCATTTCTATAAGCATTACGGAAAAGTACCAGGTTGGGGATACACCGAGTACGATGCCGTTTCCAACTGGCTTAGAATGACGGAGTTACCGTTCGTTAATTACACCACTTGCCTAGCAAGTAATCCGGAGTTGTTTTCGCACACCATCTTTGAGGGAATGTTCTGCGCTGGTTACGCAAATGGAACCAGTGTCTGCAATGGGGACTCTGGGGGTGGATTGGTATCGTTTAACCGGGATCACTGGCTTTTGCAGGGAATTGTATCGTTCACTGCGCTACGCGACGGAGAAGATGTAGTTTGTGACAGCAAGGAGTACGCTGGCTTCACGAAAGTTCGCTACTATAGGAATTGGTTGAACGCCATTTTTAAAGGTGAAGAAATAGTGGATCACGCAGTTTTGCCGATAGCGAAGAAAAAGGAAGTTGAGAAAATGGAATCGGGAGAAGAGGAACTTGATTTGGGTCCTTGTGGGGAACGAAAGATTAACAAACAGTACCGGATTGTGAACGGAGTTCGCAGCTACTCAGGCGAGTGGCCCTGGCATGTGGCAGTGTACGAAGTTGACGGCCGTACCAAACGATACATTTGTGGGGGAACTCTCATTAGTGATCAATTCGTGCTGACAGCGGCTCACTGTATGTTAAATGATGCAATGAAGCAGCGGAGTGGCATCATAGTGGTACAACTTGGCCAAAATGATCTTTTTGAAAGTTCAGTAACTATGCGGGAAGTTCGTGTGACTAAAGTGACGCCACACGAGCAATTCAATCCTCATACCAAAACGAATGATGTCGCTTTGCTGGAGCTATCATCAAATGTACAGTTTAACGATTATATTCAACCGGCTTGTCTACCGACCAAGCAAACAACTAGTAATTTTATCGCACCTGGAACTATGGGTACAGTTGTTGGTTGGGGATACCAACAGCCATGGTCTTTCATGATTTCCAACACTCTTCAGGCCACCAGACTACCTATTGTTGATCAAACATTATGTGTGATCGGAGAAAAACAGGCGGTGGAAATGGATGGCATTCTTTGTGTTGGTTCCAAAAAAG GATCGAATGCATGCACCGGAGACTCAGGTGGTGGTATTTTTTTCGATAATGGTGGAGTTTGGACCGTAGGAGGCGTTATTTCCGCTCTTGATACCACCAACGGTTTCTGTAATCCAGATGGGTATCTAAAAGTTTCCAGCATAGGTTATTTCCGGAAGTGGATCAAACAGGCG ATAAAATCCGGCCTGCAGGAAATCAAAGGCACCGGGGATCGTGTTATGACCTTCCTGCAGACAGCAACGGACAATCCAACGCCTCCCAACAGCCCCG CAACCTTTCCGTGTCCGACCGGTGAGTCCCACGTGCATCATCACCACCATCATCACTATCACCGTCATGACCAGCCCGGGGACCAGGAACGAAGCAATTGTAACCGAGGGCACAGTGGATCATCGGAGAGTAATGAATCGGGCCTGAAGGCACCGATCAAAAAGATATTTAAGAAGAAGAAATGCTTTATCAAGGATTTGACGAGCAGCCTgctaaaactgttctga